ACGAGCGGCCTTGAGGTTTACTTTGGAACTCAGCATGAAAAGTTAGCGGTTCATACACAAAATGTTTGTGAGAAAACACCTCTCTTTTAAAGGAAGGTGAAGAGGATGGTTGCAGCAGAGGCAAGCCATGGGCACTTCGGGGTTCTCGCTGGGCACTTCGTGCCGATTGAAGTCCTATTTATTGGCAAACGTTTTTTTAATAACTTTTAATCTCTTCTACACAATCCACATTTCCAGTAGAATCAGTGACAGAATGAGAGCTTGTTTTTTTTATTAATTTAAAATTATCCTTTTGTACTTTGTATAACCAGACATCCTGATCACACCAACCTGATTTCCACCACATAGTAATTGTTTTGTTTTCAGAATCAATGGAACCAATATTAGCGCTAGATAATAAAGTGTTAAATCTATAATATTCTTTTTTTGAATCATAAATCCAAGTAAAGTAAATTTCACCACCGGAACCACTATTCC
This portion of the Williamwhitmania taraxaci genome encodes:
- a CDS encoding XAC2610-related protein produces the protein MERIKIQSDSFPDHFHLRELEVFNYKNQDFSDFISDRINLKDYNFDNYPDLSIYCRGNSGSGGEIYFTWIYDSKKEYYRFNTLLSSANIGSIDSENKTITMWWKSGWCDQDVWLYKVQKDNFKLIKKTSSHSVTDSTGNVDCVEEIKSY